A single region of the Streptomyces virginiae genome encodes:
- a CDS encoding NHLP family bacteriocin export ABC transporter peptidase/permease/ATPase subunit produces MTAPHRTPAGRRRHRPEPKGGSRRRPAPVPVPRGRIPRPVRTPTVLQMEAVECGAAALAMVLGHHGRFVPLEELRIACGVSRDGSRAGNLLKAARGYGLTAKGMQMDLAALAEVNAPAILFWEFNHYVVYEGTTRRLGRRGVYVNDPAKGRRFVPMEEFDTSFTGVVLVFEPGDGFRRGGRRPGVMGAVPSRLRGTSGTMAAAVVASLLLVAVGVAVPALSRTYIDMFLIGEQTSLLGVLFASMAVALVLTATLTALLQANLLRGRIISSTLSSARFFRHLLRLPVTFYSQRNPADLVQRLQSNDAVAETLARDLSAAGVDAVVVVLYAVLLWTYDPQLTLVGVAVALLNVVALRIAIRLRATGTQKLRAESARLTNTAYSGLQLIETMKATGGENGFFRRWAGQHAVTLDVQQRLGVPSAWLAIVAPTLAAFNSALILTIGGLRAVEGHLTVGLLVAFQALVTSFTAPISRLGGVAGRIQDFAADIARLEDVENFPVDRVYSRREPAASTRRLKGHVELDRVTFGYNPLDAPLLQDFSLTVGPGQQVALVGGSGSGKSTVSRLVSGLHAPWAGAIRIDGMRLEDIPRGALAASVSFVDQDVFLFEGTVRDNVTLWDPSLTDEAVVAALQDAAVHEVVARRPGGIHSRVEQDGRNFSGGQRQRLEIARALVRRPSVMVLDEVTSALDAVTEQIIIDNLRRRGCACVVIAHRLSTVRDSDEIVVLDRGTVVERGRHDRLVAAQGPYAALVKEH; encoded by the coding sequence GTGACCGCCCCGCACCGGACTCCCGCCGGGCGCCGGCGCCACCGCCCCGAGCCGAAGGGCGGCTCCCGCCGCAGGCCCGCGCCCGTGCCCGTGCCCAGGGGCCGGATCCCCCGCCCCGTACGCACCCCCACCGTGCTGCAGATGGAGGCGGTGGAGTGCGGCGCCGCCGCCCTGGCCATGGTGCTCGGTCACCACGGCCGTTTCGTCCCTCTCGAAGAGCTGCGCATCGCGTGCGGCGTCTCCCGCGACGGCTCCCGCGCCGGCAATCTCCTCAAGGCCGCGCGTGGGTACGGGCTGACGGCCAAGGGCATGCAGATGGACCTGGCCGCGCTCGCCGAGGTGAACGCCCCGGCCATCCTCTTCTGGGAGTTCAACCACTACGTCGTCTACGAGGGCACGACCCGGCGGCTCGGCCGCAGGGGCGTGTACGTCAACGACCCCGCCAAGGGCCGCCGGTTCGTCCCCATGGAGGAGTTCGACACCAGCTTCACCGGGGTCGTCCTCGTCTTCGAGCCCGGCGACGGGTTCCGGCGCGGTGGCCGCAGGCCCGGCGTCATGGGGGCGGTACCGTCGCGGCTGCGGGGCACTTCGGGCACCATGGCCGCCGCCGTGGTCGCCAGCCTCCTGCTGGTCGCCGTCGGCGTGGCGGTGCCGGCCCTGAGCCGTACGTACATCGACATGTTCCTCATCGGCGAGCAGACGTCCCTGTTGGGGGTGCTGTTCGCCTCGATGGCCGTCGCCCTCGTCCTCACCGCGACCCTCACCGCGCTGTTGCAGGCCAACCTGCTGCGCGGGCGGATCATCTCCTCGACGCTGAGCAGTGCCCGCTTCTTCCGGCACCTGCTGAGGCTTCCGGTCACCTTCTACTCCCAGCGCAATCCGGCCGATCTGGTCCAGCGCCTGCAGTCCAACGACGCGGTCGCCGAGACCCTCGCCCGGGACCTGTCCGCCGCCGGCGTGGACGCCGTGGTCGTCGTGCTCTACGCGGTGCTGCTGTGGACGTACGATCCGCAACTCACCCTGGTCGGTGTGGCCGTGGCGCTGCTCAACGTCGTCGCGCTGCGGATCGCGATCCGGCTGCGGGCCACCGGTACCCAGAAGCTGCGTGCCGAGAGCGCCCGGCTGACCAACACCGCCTACAGCGGTCTCCAGCTCATCGAGACGATGAAGGCGACGGGCGGCGAGAACGGCTTCTTCCGGCGCTGGGCCGGACAGCACGCGGTCACCCTCGACGTGCAGCAGCGGCTCGGCGTGCCCAGCGCCTGGCTGGCGATCGTCGCGCCCACGCTCGCGGCGTTCAACAGCGCGCTGATCCTGACGATCGGTGGCCTGCGGGCGGTGGAGGGACATCTCACGGTGGGCCTGCTCGTCGCCTTCCAGGCCCTGGTGACCAGCTTCACCGCCCCGATCTCCCGGTTGGGTGGCGTCGCCGGCCGGATCCAGGACTTCGCGGCCGACATCGCCCGGCTGGAGGACGTCGAGAACTTCCCGGTCGACCGGGTCTACTCACGGCGCGAGCCCGCGGCCTCCACCCGTCGCCTCAAGGGCCATGTGGAGCTGGACCGCGTCACCTTCGGCTACAACCCGTTGGACGCCCCGCTGCTCCAGGACTTCTCGCTCACGGTCGGACCGGGGCAGCAGGTCGCACTCGTCGGGGGTTCCGGCAGTGGCAAGTCCACCGTCTCCCGGCTGGTCTCCGGGCTCCACGCCCCGTGGGCCGGGGCCATCCGGATCGACGGGATGCGGCTGGAGGACATCCCGCGCGGGGCGCTGGCCGCATCCGTGTCCTTCGTCGACCAGGACGTCTTCCTCTTCGAGGGGACCGTCCGCGACAACGTCACCTTGTGGGACCCCTCCCTCACGGACGAGGCCGTCGTCGCCGCCCTCCAGGACGCCGCCGTGCACGAGGTGGTGGCCCGCCGGCCCGGTGGTATCCACAGCCGCGTCGAGCAGGACGGCCGTAACTTCTCCGGCGGCCAGCGCCAGCGCCTGGAGATCGCGCGGGCGTTGGTGCGCCGCCCCAGCGTCATGGTGCTCGACGAGGTGACCAGCGCCCTGGACGCGGTGACGGAACAGATCATCATCGACAATCTGCGTCGCCGCGGCTGCGCCTGCGTGGTCATCGCCCACCGGCTGAGCACGGTCCGCGACAGCGACGAGATCGTCGTCCTCGACCGGGGCACGGTCGTGGAGCGCGGACGGCACGATCGTCTGGTCGCCGCGCAGGGACCGTACGCCGCACTGGTCAAGGAGCACTGA
- a CDS encoding HlyD family efflux transporter periplasmic adaptor subunit — MQFRQKALSKLQSPEEFDLPVRFARPQGRLVLAVTLAVMAAATYWACTGTVSSKLSAPGILTRAEGSYVLQTPIAGQVTAVLAEEGQLLTAGAPVLNVRTEQGERPVRVVTGGRLTTLVAKVGSVIAMGGDVATVERVKDPADPLVAVLYVPGGSGSTIAVGAAVDLNVRSVPQQRFGTLRGRVTEVGRATLTRAQIGGFLGDGGLAEEFSRHGGPVAVVVRLERSASTPSGYRWSSADGPPYAVDSRTPVTGAVHLAAQRPVDWLLP; from the coding sequence GTGCAGTTTCGCCAAAAGGCTCTTTCCAAGCTGCAATCGCCCGAGGAATTCGACCTGCCCGTTCGCTTCGCGCGCCCGCAAGGTCGACTGGTTCTGGCCGTCACGCTCGCCGTCATGGCCGCCGCGACCTACTGGGCCTGCACCGGGACCGTGTCGTCCAAGCTGAGCGCGCCCGGCATCCTCACCCGGGCCGAGGGCAGCTACGTACTGCAGACACCGATCGCGGGACAGGTGACCGCGGTCCTCGCCGAGGAGGGCCAGCTGCTCACCGCCGGTGCGCCCGTGCTCAACGTCCGTACGGAGCAGGGGGAACGGCCCGTGCGCGTGGTGACCGGCGGCCGGCTGACGACGCTGGTCGCCAAGGTGGGTTCGGTCATCGCCATGGGCGGTGACGTGGCCACCGTGGAGCGTGTGAAGGATCCCGCGGACCCGCTGGTGGCCGTGCTGTACGTGCCCGGCGGCAGCGGCTCGACGATCGCCGTGGGCGCCGCGGTCGACCTGAACGTCCGGTCCGTCCCGCAGCAGCGGTTCGGCACGCTGCGCGGGCGTGTCACGGAGGTCGGCCGTGCCACCCTGACCCGGGCGCAGATCGGCGGGTTCCTCGGGGACGGCGGGCTCGCCGAAGAGTTCTCCCGCCACGGCGGCCCGGTGGCCGTGGTCGTCCGGCTCGAACGCTCCGCCTCCACCCCCTCCGGCTACCGGTGGTCCTCCGCGGACGGGCCCCCGTACGCCGTCGATTCGAGGACTCCCGTCACCGGCGCCGTCCACCTCGCCGCGCAGCGCCCCGTCGACTGGCTGCTGCCGTGA
- a CDS encoding class I SAM-dependent DNA methyltransferase: protein MTSSELWTRETADRYDAEETETSSAAVLGPTLAFLTELAGDGRALEFAIGTGRVGVPLRERGVPVVGIELSEHMAAVLRRKVDRSTLPVTIGDMATTVVPGAFSLVYLVYNTITNLLTQDEQVECFRNAARHLEPGGRFVIELGVPPLRFLPPGQVAVPFDVSEHHLGFDTFDLVEQILVSHHFTRDGDDGRYRRENSRHRYAWPAELDLMARIAGLELERRVADWDGAPFTQDSTKHISVWRKPT, encoded by the coding sequence GTGACCAGCAGCGAACTGTGGACCCGTGAGACCGCCGACCGCTACGACGCCGAGGAGACCGAGACGTCCTCGGCCGCCGTTCTCGGACCGACTCTCGCCTTCCTCACCGAGCTCGCCGGGGACGGCCGGGCGCTGGAGTTCGCCATCGGAACCGGACGGGTGGGCGTCCCGCTCCGCGAACGCGGCGTGCCGGTGGTGGGCATCGAACTCTCGGAGCACATGGCGGCGGTACTGCGGCGCAAGGTCGACCGGAGCACACTCCCGGTCACCATCGGGGACATGGCCACGACCGTCGTCCCCGGCGCGTTCTCCCTCGTCTATCTCGTCTACAACACCATCACGAACCTGCTGACCCAGGACGAGCAGGTCGAGTGCTTCCGCAACGCCGCACGGCATCTGGAGCCCGGCGGCCGCTTCGTCATCGAGCTGGGTGTGCCGCCGTTGCGTTTCCTGCCGCCCGGCCAGGTCGCGGTGCCGTTCGACGTCTCCGAGCACCATCTCGGCTTCGACACCTTCGACCTGGTCGAACAGATCCTCGTCTCGCACCACTTCACCCGCGACGGCGACGACGGCCGCTACCGCCGCGAGAACTCCCGCCACCGGTACGCCTGGCCGGCAGAGCTCGACCTGATGGCACGGATCGCCGGGCTGGAGCTGGAACGCCGCGTCGCGGACTGGGACGGGGCCCCGTTCACCCAGGACTCGACGAAGCACATCTCCGTGTGGCGCAAGCCGACCTAG
- a CDS encoding NHLP bacteriocin export ABC transporter permease/ATPase subunit, with translation MTYAHHTTAAASGPSGGAPDPVVAALGALGTPVDCAGVGSLPLEGPLVLWLVVEGELDLFAVDAAQSGHWHFLGRLEPGTLLLGPAEGPDHTLVGRPLQGCRLRRVELRELRRTEYPQYPQYGAGFHAGPWHTDGGHDGSAAAGRPSPLEDAFARGIGRGLRVLYEAPLDGTATTGHGRADEDILWMRITPGSVQYGAVYEAEAVGTLLVDAAMWQGMVDQQYRLLYALDDWIEQLERAHEDRTAAGIEAGRAARTQANRTLLASIVRSGGRDSHRGGDVDATLAACRLVAGAAGITLTAPGGSGTTSEQVDPVERIALASRIRTRAVGLGGRWWRENSGPLVGRRVKDGAPVALLWRRGGYEAVDPATGRRERVDSGDAATFEPRAVMLYRPLPDGRVGLPALLRFSVRGTFPELRSLLLGGLVAVVLGALVPVATGQVLGRYVPQGETGLIVRTGVALGATAVVSAVFMLLQNTSLLRMEGRIEATLQPAVWDRLLRLPATFFAGRSTGELAGAAMGISAMRRVLSGIGPVCVQAGAVGAVSLALLLVHSVPLALAALAMLVVIAVVFLGLGLWQLRYERRLNTLGLRLGNQAFQTLRGLPKLRVAAAESFAYAAWAREFARTRELHQRIGRTQNVLTVLGAVYLPLCTLVMFVLLAGPARGAMSASEFLTFSTALTMLLSSVTQVTGALISAAAVLPMFEQIRPLLREIPEVDSGSTRPGELTGAIEAKNLSYRYADDGPLVLDDVSLRIGPGEFVAIVGASGCGKSTLLRLLIGFDRPVSGSVLYDGQDLAALDRAAVRRQCGVVLQNAQPLTGSILDCIRGAGTFSPEEAWEAAAMAGLAEDIKAMPMGMHTILSDGGGTVSGGQRQRLMIAQALIRKPRVLFLDEATSALDNEAQRVVIESTRALRATRLVIAHRLSTVMDADRVIVMSDGRIVQQGSPAALLADTTGLFHGLVRRQLR, from the coding sequence GTGACGTACGCGCACCACACCACAGCCGCCGCCTCCGGCCCGTCGGGCGGGGCGCCGGACCCCGTCGTCGCGGCTCTGGGGGCGCTGGGTACGCCCGTCGACTGCGCGGGGGTGGGCAGCCTCCCCCTGGAAGGACCGCTCGTCCTGTGGCTGGTCGTGGAGGGCGAGCTGGACCTGTTCGCCGTGGACGCCGCGCAGTCGGGGCACTGGCACTTCCTGGGCCGGCTGGAGCCGGGCACGCTGTTGCTCGGTCCGGCCGAGGGCCCGGACCACACCCTGGTCGGCCGCCCCCTGCAGGGCTGCCGACTGCGCCGCGTCGAACTGCGGGAACTGCGACGCACGGAGTATCCGCAGTACCCGCAGTACGGGGCCGGGTTCCACGCCGGACCGTGGCACACCGACGGCGGGCACGACGGCTCGGCCGCCGCGGGACGGCCGAGCCCGCTGGAGGACGCCTTCGCGCGCGGCATCGGCCGCGGTCTGCGCGTGCTCTACGAGGCGCCGCTGGACGGCACCGCCACCACCGGGCACGGCAGGGCCGACGAAGACATCCTGTGGATGCGGATCACCCCCGGCAGCGTGCAGTACGGCGCCGTGTACGAGGCGGAGGCGGTCGGCACCCTCCTCGTCGACGCCGCGATGTGGCAGGGCATGGTCGACCAGCAGTACCGGCTGCTGTACGCCCTCGACGACTGGATCGAACAGCTCGAGCGGGCGCACGAGGACCGTACCGCGGCCGGGATCGAGGCGGGCCGGGCCGCCCGCACCCAGGCGAACCGGACCCTGCTCGCGTCCATCGTCCGCTCCGGCGGCCGGGACTCCCATCGGGGCGGGGACGTCGACGCGACCCTCGCCGCGTGTCGCCTCGTGGCCGGCGCGGCCGGCATCACCCTGACCGCACCGGGTGGGTCGGGCACCACCTCCGAGCAGGTGGATCCCGTCGAACGCATCGCGCTCGCCTCGCGGATCCGCACCCGCGCGGTCGGTCTCGGCGGGCGTTGGTGGCGGGAGAACAGCGGGCCGTTGGTGGGCCGGCGCGTGAAGGACGGCGCGCCCGTGGCCCTGCTGTGGCGACGCGGCGGCTACGAGGCGGTCGACCCCGCCACCGGCCGGCGCGAGCGCGTCGACAGCGGCGACGCGGCCACCTTCGAACCGCGCGCCGTCATGCTGTACCGCCCCCTGCCCGACGGGCGGGTGGGTCTGCCCGCGCTGCTCCGCTTCAGCGTGCGCGGCACCTTCCCCGAGCTGCGCAGCCTGCTGCTGGGCGGACTGGTCGCGGTGGTGCTGGGCGCCTTGGTGCCGGTCGCCACCGGTCAGGTCCTCGGCCGGTACGTTCCGCAGGGCGAGACCGGCCTGATCGTGCGGACCGGGGTGGCGCTGGGCGCGACCGCCGTGGTCTCGGCCGTCTTCATGCTGCTGCAGAACACCTCCCTGCTGCGCATGGAGGGCCGGATCGAGGCCACCTTGCAACCGGCCGTGTGGGACCGGCTGCTGCGGCTGCCGGCGACGTTCTTCGCCGGTCGCTCCACCGGCGAGCTGGCCGGCGCGGCGATGGGCATCAGCGCGATGCGCCGTGTGCTGTCCGGCATCGGACCGGTCTGCGTACAGGCGGGCGCGGTCGGCGCGGTGAGCCTCGCGCTGCTGCTCGTCCACAGCGTGCCACTGGCGCTGGCGGCGCTGGCCATGCTGGTCGTGATCGCGGTGGTCTTCCTGGGCCTGGGGCTGTGGCAGTTGCGGTACGAGCGCCGGCTGAACACGCTCGGCCTGCGGCTGGGCAACCAGGCCTTCCAGACCCTGCGGGGCCTGCCCAAGCTGCGCGTCGCCGCCGCCGAGAGCTTCGCGTACGCGGCCTGGGCACGGGAGTTCGCCCGTACCCGTGAGCTGCACCAGCGGATCGGCCGGACCCAGAACGTCCTCACGGTCCTGGGCGCCGTCTACCTGCCGCTGTGCACGCTGGTGATGTTCGTACTGCTGGCCGGTCCCGCCCGCGGCGCCATGTCCGCCAGTGAGTTCCTCACCTTCAGCACCGCGCTGACGATGCTGCTGTCGTCGGTCACGCAGGTGACCGGGGCGCTCATCTCGGCCGCCGCGGTGCTGCCGATGTTCGAGCAGATCCGGCCGCTCCTGCGGGAGATCCCCGAGGTCGACAGCGGCAGTACGCGCCCCGGGGAGCTGACCGGCGCCATCGAGGCCAAGAACCTGTCCTACCGCTACGCCGACGACGGCCCGCTCGTACTCGACGACGTCAGCCTGCGGATCGGACCGGGCGAGTTCGTCGCGATCGTCGGGGCCAGCGGCTGCGGCAAGTCGACCCTGCTGCGCCTGCTCATCGGCTTCGACCGGCCCGTCTCGGGCAGTGTGCTCTACGACGGCCAGGACCTGGCGGCGCTCGACCGGGCGGCCGTACGCCGCCAGTGCGGGGTCGTGCTGCAGAACGCCCAGCCGTTGACCGGCTCGATCCTCGACTGCATCCGCGGCGCCGGGACGTTCTCACCGGAGGAGGCGTGGGAGGCGGCCGCGATGGCGGGCCTCGCGGAGGACATCAAGGCCATGCCGATGGGCATGCACACCATCCTGTCCGACGGGGGCGGGACCGTCTCGGGGGGCCAGCGCCAGCGGCTGATGATCGCCCAGGCCCTCATCCGAAAGCCGCGCGTCCTCTTCCTCGACGAGGCGACCAGCGCGCTGGACAACGAGGCCCAGCGGGTGGTCATCGAGTCCACGCGCGCCTTGCGGGCCACCCGCCTCGTGATCGCCCACCGGCTCTCGACGGTCATGGACGCCGATCGGGTGATCGTGATGTCGGACGGCCGGATCGTGCAGCAAGGCTCGCCCGCCGCGCTGCTGGCCGACACGACGGGTCTCTTCCACGGGCTGGTACGTCGGCAACTGCGTTGA